The genomic stretch GTCGCGGAACATCAGCGAGCCCTCGTCGGCTGTCCAGCCATTGAAGCTGCCGAGCGCGTAGACGTACTGCTTGCCGGGCGCGCGGAGCACGAGCCAGGCGCGCGTCGGGTCGGCGGGGTCGTACGTGATGCCATCGGCGAGGCCCTCCGGGACGGGTGCGTCGATCACGTCGGGCGGCAGCGTGCCCACCTCCGCCGAGGCGGTCCGGCCGTCGGCGTCGGACGCCTCGAAGCGGACGAACGCGCCGGGCGCCACGGGCGTCGGCAGCGAGAGCCGGTAGATGCCGTCGCCGGTGTCCGCGATGCCCTCCGTGTAGACCGTCTCGTTGACGGTGACCGTGACCGAGGTCACATCGGCGGAGCCGAAGATGCCCGCCGAGACGGCCTGGACCATCGCGCCCCCCTCCTGCTCGCGGGCGATCTGGAACACGAACGGGTCCTCGACGCGGACCACCGAGTCGGAGTTGGGGCCGGTGGTCTCGGTGCCGAGCGGGTCGGTCAGCCAGGTGTACTCCGAGCCGGTGCTGTTGCGGTGGTAGTGCACCTTGTAGGCGTAGCCGTTGCCCTCGCCCGCCTCGGTGGGCGCGACCGGCCCCCCGCCCGCCTGCAGCGCGGTCGTATAGCGGTACTCGTTGAACTGCGGCAGGTACGCCGCCTGGCTCGGCGCGCCGTCGGCGATGACGCCGCTGGCGTTGGGGCCCCAGTCGTTGAACGAGCCCGGCACGAAGGCGCGGACGACGGGCTCGGCGGCCGGGCCGGTGAGGTCCGGCACGAAGCGGAACGTCACGTCGACCGACTGGGCGACGGCGAGCGGCGCCAGCAGGACGGCGAGCAGGACGGGGAGAAGGCGAGGCATGGGCATCGGTCGGGGAGAAAAAACGCCGGCCGCCTGCTACGGCGACCGGCGCAGGCTCGGGAGGCCCGAGCCGACGCCCGAGGCGGCCCCTCTCAGGGTGCCCCGGACGCCACGTCGGTCTAGCGGACCACCGTGAAGCGCGTCGTCGCGAACTCTCCGCCCGCCTCGGCGCGGACGAGGTAGAGGCCCGACGCGAGGCCCTGCGTGTCGATGTCGAGCATGCGGCCAGCGACCGGCGCGTCCTCGACCACCGTCCGCACCATGCGGCCGGTCACGTCGAACACGCGGACGGTGACGAACGAGCCCACGGGCGCGTCCACCTGCACGCGCGCCTGGCCCGCGGTCGGGTTCGGGCGCACGCGGCCGATGGCCAGCGTGGAGGTCTCGACCGAGCCCTCGTTGGCGACGGCGAGGCCCAGCGGGTCGTCGGCGCCGACCGGGATGGCGTTGGCAAACTCGAACGGGTTGTTCTCGGCCGAGAACGAGCCCGTCGGGTTGTACTCCCACGGCGTGTCCTCGGCGCCGGTGCCCTCGGTCCCGTTGCGGCGGAACGCGTCGAGCGCGAAGTCGAACGAGCCCGTCGACGTGTCCGTGACGTAGCGGTACCGACGGCGGCCCTCGGCGCCTTCGCCGCCGCTGCCCTCGGAGTACAGGCTCGTGTCGTCGCCGAAGACGTAGCGGTACGCGATCGCGTTGTACGTCGGGCCGGTGACGGTCAGCGTGCCGGTGTAGACCATGTCACCGTCCGGGTCGGTCAGCTTGAAGCCCTTGATGAGGCGGTTGTTGTCGACCACCGCGATCCGGTCGTCGACGGCCTCGTAGCCCTGCGTGATGAGCCAGAGCGGGTCCTCGAACTGGACCGTGACCGAGTCGGTCTCCGGGTTGAACGGGCGCGAGAACAGGTCCGCGTTCATCGCGCGGCCCATGAACACGGAGAACGTCACGTCCACCGAGGTGCCCTCGGGGATGACGTTGCCGGGGCGGATCGAGTTGAAGAACTCGGGGCCAACCTCCTCGTCGTTGCCGGTGAACAGGAAACGCCGGTTGCCGCCGCCGAAGTCGAGCGGCTCCTCCCAGCCGAGGACGATCTCGTTGCCCAGTTCGTCCTCGAACTGCGGGCTGTCGTCGGGGTCGTTGAAGTCGACGAAGTACTTGTACTCGAAGACGTCGTCGGGGGCGCCGGTGACATTCTGCGCCGAGAAGTAGTCGAGCGTGCCCGGGTCGCGCGTGAGGACGCAGTTGTCGGTCGGGTTGTCGCCGCCGGTGCAGTCGTTCCAGCCGGTCATCGGGACGACCGTACCGCGGATCAGGATCTTGTCGTCGGAGGTCGCGAACAGGCCGACGTCGTTGACGGGCTCGACGTTGACGCCAAAGGCGATCTCGCGCGTGACGAGGTTCGGCGGGTCGACGGCCGGCGAGTCGCCGTAGTAGACCCAGTGGAGGGTCGTGTCGGTGCCTGCGGCCGGGAGCGTGAAGGTGCGGTTGTCGGCCGGCTCGTAGCCGATGTCACCGGTCGTGTCGCCGTCGCGGAAGTAGAACTTGTACTGCGCATCCATGCCCGCCGACGAGGCCGGGTAGGTCACGAGGCCCGAGTAGAGGTCGTAGCCCGGGCGGTTGGAGTCGCCGCTCTCGCGGGTCAGCGCGACGATCTGATCGTCGTCGCTGCCGTTGCCCCAGTCCGTGATCGGGCCGTCGGCGTCGACCCCACCGAGGGTGCCGAAGTTGCCACGCGCGCCGACGACCAGGGCCGCGTTGTCGCGGTCGTAGCTCCGGCCCTCAGCGAACGCGTCGGCGGTGAGCATGTAGACGCGGAACCAGACGTTGATCTCGTCGCTGGTCGCCTCGGCGAACGGGCGCCAGTCGTAGGCCTTGTCGTCGCCCTTCTCGAAGTAGTGGAGGTCGAGTGCGACGTCACCGGTGCCGGCCGCGATGACGTGGTTGCCCCCGTCCTCGTAGCCACCGAGGCCCGCGTCCTCGGACTGCTGGAAGTAAAACTTGAAGTCCAGCTGCTCGTTGTCGGGGATCTGGAACTCGATCGACCAGTAGTCGCCGCCGTCGTTGGTCGGGTTGAGCGTCGTGTTGCTGCCCCAGTCGATGGTGTTGCCATCGGGGAGCGCGGTTCCGCTCGTGACCTGGCCACGGATCTCCGCGCCGGCGAGGTCGGTGTCGGCCTTGATGGTGTCCGCCAGGGTGGCGGAGTTCATGCGGAGCGTGACGGTCCGCTGGGCGAGCGCGGGGGTGGCGAACAGCGCCGCGAGGGCGAGCACGCCGAGCCAGCGCCCGAGGGGAGTAGAGAAGGGTCGCATGTGCGTCCTGAGGGGGTTAGAAAGACGGCCCGGAGGCCAGAAGCCGGGGTCGGGCGCAAGGCGCCGTCGCTCCCGGACGGATCGAACGAAGTCGAGGGGCCCGCCGGGGCCCGGATCAGAAACGGAGGCCCACCGACAGGCGGTGGACCCCGTCGAAGTACTCGGCCGCCTCGTAGGCGTAGTCGGCCGAGAGGTCGAGGCGGCCGAAGCCGTAGCGGAGGCCCGCCCCGGCCGTGAACGACCGGGTGCTTTCCTCCATGAACAGCTCCTGGACGCCGCCGCGGAGCTGGACGAGGTCGCCGAGCAGGCCCACCTCGGCGCCCGCGTTGACGTGCTGCGCGGCGGCCGACGGCGAGAGCGCGTCGACGGCGAGCGTGACGCGCGTCCCGGCCTGCTGGTAGACCTCGGTGGCGAGCCCGACGCGCATCGTGATCGGGAGGTCGAACTCGTCGGTCACGATGCGGCCCGGGATGGTGTTGTTGTTGCCGCTCTGGCCGGGCAGCGGGTCGAAGGGGATGTTCAGCTCGGCGCCGTCGATCTGCATCTTGGTGCCGAAGTTGGCGATGCTCGCCCCGAGGCGGACGCCCTGGAACGGCGTCACGAACAGCGTCCCGATGTCGAAGGCCACGCCCGTCGCTCCGGACTGCGCGATCTGCTCGCGGACCACCTTCACGGTGCCGCCCATCGCGAACCGGTCGGTAAGCTGGCGCGCGTAGGCCAGCGAGACCGCGTACGAGCCCGCCGAGAACGTCTCGCCGGTCGGCTGCTGGGCGTTGCCGGTTTCCCGGATCACGTCCATGTCGTCGTAGGTGAGCGCCGTCACGCCGAGGGCGACGGTGCCGAGCGGCGTCGGGCTGGAGACCGACACGAAGTTGACGTCCGCGCCGACATACCACTGGGCATACTCGAACGTCGCCGTGGCGTCGCTCAGGCCCGCCAGGCCGGCGGGGTTCCAGTACAGCGCCGAGCCGTCGGAGGCGGTCGCCCCGAAGGCCCCGCCCATGGCCGTCGCCCGCGCGCCGACGGGGATGTTGAGAAACTCGGAGGCCGCCGTCCCCGACTGCGCCGAGGCGGCTCCGGCGCTGAGCCCGAGGGCCAGCACGAGCGCGGTCCGGCGCGCCGCCCGAGGCAGGAGAGAGAGAGAGAGCATCGGGCTACTTGATGAGGGCGAGGGTCCCCGTCGTCTCGCCCACCCCGGGCGCGTCGACGTGGTACAGGTAGACGCCGTACGAGACCTCCAGGCGGTCCTCGTTGAGCAGGTCCCACGGCAGCGAGCCGTTGAGCAGCGCGCCCGCCGGGAGCGACTCGTTCGAGCCCTCGTCCAGCGTCAGGGTGCGGACGAGCCGGCCGCTCGGGGTGAAGATGCGGACCGTCGCGCGGGGCGGCAGGCCTACGAACCGGATCTGCCGGTCGCCGCGGCCCGTCGGGAACGGGTTGGCGCGCTCGAACTGGCTGGTGCCGCGATACGGGTTCGGCACCACGCGCACGTCGTCGAGCGCCGCGCGGGCTGCCTCGGCGTCGAACGTCGGGCCGACGACGGTGAACTCGTACACGTCGGCAGCGGTGTAGGGCTTGCGCGTGACCAGCCGCCCGACGTCGCCCGGCTGCGGGTTGCGCCCGGCGTTGGGGCCGAAGTTGAGCGTCAGGATCCAGGTCGGCGTGAGGCCGTCGACCCGGTCGCCCTCGATGTCTTCGAGCAGGATGAGCACGTCGGTGTCGCCCTGGCCGCCGGTCGCGGTCGGGTCGGCGTCGAAGAGGTTGGTCTCCGCCGTGCCGACGCCGTAGCGATCCGCGCCCTCGCCCACGACGTCGAGGAAGGCATACTTCACCTCCACCTCGGACACCTCGCCGTCCGGCCCGACGGCGTCGCGGAAGATGCGGACGTTGGTCGGCTTCTCCGGAATCGTGCGGGTCAGGCCGAAGCGGATCTGAAACTCCTCGCCCCGGCCGGACCCCGGCGCCCCGACGACGACGCGGTAGTCCGACGGGAAGCGCGTGCCGGGGAAATTGCGGTCGTACCGGAAGCGGTCGGCGAGGAGCGGCCGGACGGCGGCGTCCTCCCAGCGGGTCGCCTCGGGCACGACGGTCGCGAACGGCACCGGGTCGAAGGACAGCCGGAAGCCCTCCGTGATGGGCGAGAGCACATCGGCGCGCCACGCCTCGATGTTCTCGAACAGCACCTCGCCGTCGGTCAGGTCCACCAGCGACACGTCGCGCGTGGTGACGATGTCCTCGGTGATCTGCGAGCCCGTGGAGCCCAGCTGGCCGAGCACGAGCGTGTCGCGGAACGTGACGCGGTAGCGGTGCCCGTCCTGGAGCGCGGTCGGGTCGATGATGCTGTAACCGACCGGCCCAGACGCGGTGCCGCGCGTGTGCTCGATCTCGACGGCCTCCTGGCTGTAGCCCGCCGCCGCCTGCGAGGGCGTCACCTGGACCACGTTGCGTCCGAGGCGGTCCACTTCGCCGTCCGGCCCGATGGTGATCGAGATCGGGCACTCCGACGGCGAGATGTCGATGCTCGCTGCGCCGAAGTCGTAGCTCGTGACGGCGTAGAAGTAGGTCACGCCGTTGACGGCCGTCGAGTCGACGAACGTGTTGGCGAGCCCATTGGCCGCCTCGCCCGGGTCGCGCGTGTTGGTGCCGAGGTAGAACTGGGTCCCGTTGACCGGCGTCGGGTGGAAGCCGACGTAGCTGTCGATCTTGTCGAACTGCGCGATGGGCCGCAGGAAGCTCAGGTTGCCGAAGCCGTCGGTCACCGTCCGCGCGTCGAGGAAGCCCGGGTCGGTGGCGCGGTAGACGCGGTAGCCCTCGAAGTCGCGCGGGTCGAGGCCCGGCTGCGCGAGGTCGGCGATGAAGGTGTCGAAGGAGTTCTCGGCGGCGTCGTCCCAGTAGAGCGTCACCGCGCCGTCGCGCGGCACCGCGCGGACGGTCGGGCAGATGGGCGCCTGGGCGAAGCGGTAGTCGGCCTCGTAGGCTTCGAGCGCGTCCTGGCGCTTCGTGAGCAGGTCGCGGTAGCGGCCCGTCACGTCGGTCGGCGCGCGCGTGTAGTCCACGTCGCCCAGGATGACGGCGAACGAGACGGACTCGGTCTGGCCCGCGCGGAGCGGGAACAGGCCCGACGACACGAACAGGTCGGTGTCGCGGTTGCCAGGCGTCGTGCCGGGCTGGAGCAGCGAGAACTGGCCCGGGATCAGGAAGGCGTCGAAGAAGAACTTGTCGGTCGCGGTCTGGAACGAGATCGCGCCCGCGGCCCGGAACTGGACGTTCGTGATGCCGATCTGGTCGGACTCCGAGACATCGGTCACGTCGATGTTGGGCTCGCCGGGCAGGTCGAGGCCCGCGCCGGTCGTGGGCAGGCCGTCGCCCTCGCCCGCATCCCCCGTGCCGAGTGAGCCGTCCAGCCCGACGTCGTCCAGCGCACCGCGCCAGTCGCCGTCGTTGTCGATGCCGTCGTCGCGGCGCTCGTCGATCATCTCGTCGATGTTCTCGTCGATGCCCTCGTCCACCGCCCCGTCGCCGTCGTTGTCGATGCCGTCGGCGTAGGGGCTGCCGATGTCCTCGGCCTTGACGTCGTACAGGATGATCGACGTGCCGGGCACCGGGTAGCGGTAGTAGGGCGCGTCGGACGCGGCGGCGGCGACCATCGCCTGCGTCACGAGCGGGCTACCGGGTTCCCAGAGCAGGTCCGGCGGTGCCGAGCCCAGCGCGTCGCCGTCGTTGTCGATGCCGTCGCGGAAGGTCTTGCCCAGGTCGTCGGTGTCGGTGGCGCCGTAGAGGATCCCCACGCCGACGAGGTGGATGGGCTCGTTCGGGCCGGGGTTGGCGGGCCAGCGGCCGTAGATGTCGGTCGCGGCGAGGTCGATCATGGCCTGCGTGACCAAGGGTCCGCCTTCCTCGCCATCGCCGTCGTTGTCGATGTAGTCCGCGAACCCCACGCCGACCTGGGTGCCGAAGGCCGCGCGCGACGAGTCCTCGTCGACGAGCCCGTTGCGGTTGTTGTCGATGCCGTCGTAGCGGAGGCGCGGGGCGCCGTCGCCCTCCCCTGCGAGCAACTCGGCCGTGATGATGGGCCCGCCGGGCTCGCCGCGCGAGACGCCATACTGGTTGAGTTCGCCGATGTCGGGCGCCGTCGTGCCGTCTCCGTCGTTGTCGATGCGGTCGGTGGCGTTGCCGGGGCTCTCCAGGAAGAACGCGATGGCCCCGCCCACCTCGACGCCCGCGAAGGCCGGATCGGAGGACTGGCCGTCGGAGTCGACGAGGAAGGCCGTGTCGAGGAGGAGGTCGAAGAACGGCTGGTCGTCGCCGGCGTCCTGCTGCCCCCCCACGAAGTCGGCCAGCCAGAGCGTCACGCCGACGGCCGGGAGGTCCTTCGTACCGTCGTTCTTGATCTTGTGGAGGATGAAGGCCACGTCGTCGATCAGGACCTGGCTCCAGGCGAGCACGCGCGTGTCGGCGATGAGGCCGAGGCCGCGGCGCGTTCGGTCCGTCTCGTCCGGGTAGTAGTTGTTCCGGTCGTACTGGTCGTCGCCCATCTTGTAGAACACCTCCACGTCGGCGTTGAAGATGTCCTTGCCGAAGAGGCCGCTCCACGAGCCCGCCCAGCCGGGGTCGGTGGGGTCGTCCAGCTTGTCGGGCCAGAAGGAGGGCCACGTCTCCGGGCGGTCGCTCCGCGCCACGCCGAGGTCCTCATCGGCCGAGTTGACGTAGCCCGAGATGGGGGCCCACGTCCAGGCCCGGTTCGGGTTGGCTTCGTTGGTCCGGTAGTTCGGCACGTCGGTGACGTAGACCCGCTCGCCGTCGTCGCCGGTCACCTCCGCGCCCGCGAAGAGGCCCGTCAGGGCGATGTAATTGCGGCGCGTGTTGCGCGGCCACTCGTACGGGATGCCGTCGCCCGGCGTCTCCGAGGTGCGGCCGGTCTGGCCGAAGTTGAAGACCGTCGTCCGGATGACGTTGCCGTCGAGGTCGGTCTGGCGACGCTCGAACAGGTCCACGCGCTCGTCGGACGGCACGTGGTTGCGGTCGATCGTGCCCTGGGCGAAGGCAGGGCCGCCGACGAGGACTGCCCCGAGGACGAGCGGGAGCAGGGCGAAGCGGGAGAGAAGCACAGCGCGGGGTGCGTGGTGCGTGGTGCGTCGCCGCGCCGCGTCCGAAACGCGACACGCCACACACGACAGGGAACGGGAAGGGGAACGACGCATCGTCTAGAAGCCCACCGAGAGGCCGAGTTGGATACGCCGAGGCTCCTGGTAGAAGTCGGGGCGGACGTAGTAGCCAGCGTCGTCGGTCGGGGCGACGTCGCGGAACGTCACGTCTGGGAGGCCGGTGTCGGAGTAGACCGCGCCCGCGTTGCGCGCGTCGAGCAGGTTGTAGACCTGGAGCGACACCCGGGGGCGGACGCCGCCGAGGGCGAACTCGCGAAAGGCGTACACGTCGACCGAGGCGGTCGTCGGGCGGCGGAGCGAGTTGGCGGGCACGGCCGGGAGCGAGCCGATGGGGTCGCCGTCGGCGTTGGCGGCGGGCGTGTACGGGTAGCCCGAGCCGAGGCGGACGAGCCCGGAGACGCCCCAGCCCTGGCCGCCGACGAACACGTTCGTGTTGAAGGTGTGCTTCTGGTCCCAGTTGAGCGGGATCAGGCGCAGCGTCGGCGAGTCGGCGTCGGAGCGCGCCGCGATGGCGTCATTGGGGTCCGAGTTGGAGCCCTCCGCGACCTGGAACGTGTAGTCCACGTCGAACGAGAAGCGCCCGTTGAAACGCTTGCCCAGCGCGACCGTGATGCCGCGGACGTTCGAGAAGTCCAGGTTGGTGTAGACGAGGTAGTTGACGCCCGGCGCGGTGGCGCGGATGGGGAAGCTGACCGAGACCCAGTCCTCGATGTCGCGGTAGAAGCCCGTCACGTCGAGCAGGAAGTCCTCCCCGACGCCCTGCTGCAGCCCGATCTCGTACATGATCGTCCGCTGCGGGTCCAGGTCCGCGTTGCCGTACGGCCCGTAGTTCCCCGAGGTCGTGCCGATGCGGTAGCCCGGGTTCTGGAAAAGGAACTCGTAGGTCGGGATCTGGAAGAAGTAGCCGTACGAGAAGTGGATCACGCCCTGCGACGTGATCGGGTAGGCGACGCCCAGCCGGGGCGAGATCTGGACCTTGGGCGTGGCGTCCTCGAAGAAGTAGGCCTGCCGCTGCTCCAGCGTCGTGGCGTTGGTGTCGACCGCCTCGGCGTCCGAGATCACGCCGTCGCCGTCGAGGTCGTTGAAGCGGTTGATGCGCTTCTGCGGGTTGAAGACGTTGGGCTCCTCGGGGTCCACCGGGACCTGGCCGTTGGAGTCGAAGTAGTCGAACCGGAGCCCGGCGTTGATCACGAACGAGTCGTACTCGGCCTTGTCCTGCACGTAGGCGCTGATCGTCAGCGGGCGGACGCCGTCGATGATCTGGTACTGGTTCGTGTTCGGCCCGGGGATCTGAAGCGTCCCGTCGTCGCCGAGGATGAGGGCGTAGTTCTCCAGGAAGATGTCGTCCAGGCGGACCTCCAGACCGGTCTTGACGAGGTGCTGGGAGAGCGCCTGCCACGTGAAGTCGCCCTTGAACGACGCGTTGCGGGTCTCACGCTGAAAGCGCCCCAGGTCCACACCGCCGCGCAGGAAGCGGCCCGGCCCGGTGAGCACGGCCGTCGAGTCGGTCGGGACGCCCATCGCGTCGAAGGCCGTCGGCACGAACTCGGGGGTCTGGAGCAGGAACGTGTTGTTGTCGTACTCCTCGATGGTGTCGAAGGCGGCCGTCGTGTTGCGCTTGTAGAAGGTGCTCGCGTTGAGCGTGTAGAAGGCGCGGTTCGAGAGCGTGTGGGTGAACTGGAGGTTGGCCGTCAGCCCCTCGTCGCGGTAGCTCCGGATGCCACCCGGGTTGCGACGGAACGAGAAGTAGTCGCTGCCGCCGTCCCCCATCGCGACCGAGGCGAGCGTGGTCAGCGACAGGTTCATGGTGTCGTTGACGCGCAGCTTGAGCGTGGCCTGCCCCGACACCTTCTCGAAGGCGTTCATCGGCACGAGCGACGAGTCGCCCGGCGTGCCGTCCGGGTTGTAGAGGGTGGCGCCGTAGAGCCAGCCGTCGTTGCGGAAGTAGCGGCCCAGGGCGAAGAACCCGAAGCGGTTGGCGACGATCGGCCCCGACAGCGACGCCTGCGCGTTGACGTACTGCGCCGGGTTCGTGTCGAGGTACGAGTACGGGTCGACGTCGAGGTACGGCAGGCCGGCCAGCAGCGGGTAGGCGTCCGTGTTGCGGCCCCGCAGCGCGTCCGCGCCGCCCTCCCCGCCGACGAGGTACGAGCCGGAGAACACCTCCACGTTGCCCTCGAAGGTGCTGCCCGGGTCCTTCGTGACCACGTTGATGATGCCCGAGTTGGCCTGCCCATACTCGGCGTTATAGGTCCCCGCGATGATCTGGAGCTCCTCGATGCCCTCGTTCTCGATCTGGACCGACACCGACCCGTCGTAGGCGTCGGTCACGCGGACGCCGTCGACGAAGTAGGCGACTTCCTTGGCCCGCCCACCGCGGATGTTAATCGATCCGCCCTCGCCGGTGATGCCTGCCTGCGAGCGCAGGATGTCGCCCACCTCCTGGACCGGGAGGTTTTCGATCGACTCGCTCGTGACGCGGAACTCGGACGAGGTCAGGTCGCGGCGCACGAGGTCGGCGTTGGCCGTCACCACCACCTCTTCGGTCTGGAGCGTCTCCGAGGTGAGCGAGAAGTCGGTGGTGGTCGTCAGGTCCACGTTCACCCGCACGCCCTCGACGCGCGTCTGGGCGTAGCCGATGTAGGAGGCGACGAGCGCGTAGGTCCCCGGCCGGACGCCGATGATGCGGTACTCGCCGTCGAGGTTGGTCGAGGCGCCCTGCGTGGTGCCCTCCACGAGCACGCTCGC from Rubrivirga sp. SAORIC476 encodes the following:
- a CDS encoding T9SS type A sorting domain-containing protein; protein product: MRPFSTPLGRWLGVLALAALFATPALAQRTVTLRMNSATLADTIKADTDLAGAEIRGQVTSGTALPDGNTIDWGSNTTLNPTNDGGDYWSIEFQIPDNEQLDFKFYFQQSEDAGLGGYEDGGNHVIAAGTGDVALDLHYFEKGDDKAYDWRPFAEATSDEINVWFRVYMLTADAFAEGRSYDRDNAALVVGARGNFGTLGGVDADGPITDWGNGSDDDQIVALTRESGDSNRPGYDLYSGLVTYPASSAGMDAQYKFYFRDGDTTGDIGYEPADNRTFTLPAAGTDTTLHWVYYGDSPAVDPPNLVTREIAFGVNVEPVNDVGLFATSDDKILIRGTVVPMTGWNDCTGGDNPTDNCVLTRDPGTLDYFSAQNVTGAPDDVFEYKYFVDFNDPDDSPQFEDELGNEIVLGWEEPLDFGGGNRRFLFTGNDEEVGPEFFNSIRPGNVIPEGTSVDVTFSVFMGRAMNADLFSRPFNPETDSVTVQFEDPLWLITQGYEAVDDRIAVVDNNRLIKGFKLTDPDGDMVYTGTLTVTGPTYNAIAYRYVFGDDTSLYSEGSGGEGAEGRRRYRYVTDTSTGSFDFALDAFRRNGTEGTGAEDTPWEYNPTGSFSAENNPFEFANAIPVGADDPLGLAVANEGSVETSTLAIGRVRPNPTAGQARVQVDAPVGSFVTVRVFDVTGRMVRTVVEDAPVAGRMLDIDTQGLASGLYLVRAEAGGEFATTRFTVVR
- a CDS encoding PorV/PorQ family protein, which produces MLSLSLLPRAARRTALVLALGLSAGAASAQSGTAASEFLNIPVGARATAMGGAFGATASDGSALYWNPAGLAGLSDATATFEYAQWYVGADVNFVSVSSPTPLGTVALGVTALTYDDMDVIRETGNAQQPTGETFSAGSYAVSLAYARQLTDRFAMGGTVKVVREQIAQSGATGVAFDIGTLFVTPFQGVRLGASIANFGTKMQIDGAELNIPFDPLPGQSGNNNTIPGRIVTDEFDLPITMRVGLATEVYQQAGTRVTLAVDALSPSAAAQHVNAGAEVGLLGDLVQLRGGVQELFMEESTRSFTAGAGLRYGFGRLDLSADYAYEAAEYFDGVHRLSVGLRF
- a CDS encoding TonB-dependent receptor, with protein sequence MRLRFVLPLLGLLLGLAVPATAQTTGQLSGTIRDAQTGDPIIGASVLVEGTTQGASTNLDGEYRIIGVRPGTYALVASYIGYAQTRVEGVRVNVDLTTTTDFSLTSETLQTEEVVVTANADLVRRDLTSSEFRVTSESIENLPVQEVGDILRSQAGITGEGGSINIRGGRAKEVAYFVDGVRVTDAYDGSVSVQIENEGIEELQIIAGTYNAEYGQANSGIINVVTKDPGSTFEGNVEVFSGSYLVGGEGGADALRGRNTDAYPLLAGLPYLDVDPYSYLDTNPAQYVNAQASLSGPIVANRFGFFALGRYFRNDGWLYGATLYNPDGTPGDSSLVPMNAFEKVSGQATLKLRVNDTMNLSLTTLASVAMGDGGSDYFSFRRNPGGIRSYRDEGLTANLQFTHTLSNRAFYTLNASTFYKRNTTAAFDTIEEYDNNTFLLQTPEFVPTAFDAMGVPTDSTAVLTGPGRFLRGGVDLGRFQRETRNASFKGDFTWQALSQHLVKTGLEVRLDDIFLENYALILGDDGTLQIPGPNTNQYQIIDGVRPLTISAYVQDKAEYDSFVINAGLRFDYFDSNGQVPVDPEEPNVFNPQKRINRFNDLDGDGVISDAEAVDTNATTLEQRQAYFFEDATPKVQISPRLGVAYPITSQGVIHFSYGYFFQIPTYEFLFQNPGYRIGTTSGNYGPYGNADLDPQRTIMYEIGLQQGVGEDFLLDVTGFYRDIEDWVSVSFPIRATAPGVNYLVYTNLDFSNVRGITVALGKRFNGRFSFDVDYTFQVAEGSNSDPNDAIAARSDADSPTLRLIPLNWDQKHTFNTNVFVGGQGWGVSGLVRLGSGYPYTPAANADGDPIGSLPAVPANSLRRPTTASVDVYAFREFALGGVRPRVSLQVYNLLDARNAGAVYSDTGLPDVTFRDVAPTDDAGYYVRPDFYQEPRRIQLGLSVGF